Genomic DNA from Mesorhizobium sp. 131-2-1:
ATGGCTGAAACTATCGTATGCAGGCTGCCGCAACCATAGCGATTCCGCTGGAGGCGGCCATTTTCCGCGGATTGTTGGCTCCAGATCCATCTTCGGCCTGCCCCTTGAAGTTCATGGTGATGCCGTGGAAGATTGTGCCGGCAATTCAACGGCAAGCTCTGCAGTTCCGGTCGACTGCGTTCGAGCCTGCTGGATAAACCATAAGAGGGGTGTGGGCCGGCCATGCGCGGGCCTCACGAAAGTCGGGGGCAGGAAATGGCTTTCAAGCAAGATCCGGGCATTGCGTCGGGCGATGCGGTGCTGCTTGACGAATTGAACTTCGCCGAAATCGTCAAGGGATTGCCGGCCAAGGCGCGCATGGTGCTTTCAGCCGCCATGAACCTGCCGCGCGGCTCGCTCAAGGTCCGGATGCCGGATGGCCGCGCCGTCCTCGTCGGCGGCAAGGGGCCTGGTCCCGATGCCGAACTGGTGCTGAAGAACTGGCGCCTGCCCGGACGCGCCTTCGCCGGCGGCACGATCGGCCTTGCGGAATCCTATATGGACGGCGACTGGGACAGCCCGGATGTCACCAGCTTCCTCGAACTGTTCGTGGTCAACTCGGCCCTCGGCGAGAAGGTCGCCGGCGGCGCCAACTGGCTGATCAACACCGTCCAGCGCATCCGCCACTGGTTCAACGAGAACACTCGCACCGGATCGAGGCGCAACATCTCGGCGCATTACGATCTCGGCAATGCCTTCTACGAGAAGTGGCTGGATCCGAGCATGACCTACTCGTCGGCGCTCTATGCGACGGGCGCCAACGATCTCGAAAGCGCCCAGGTTGCCAAATATCGCGCGCTGGCGAAAGACACCGGCATCGGCCGGAAAGACCATGTGCTGGAGATCGGCTGCGGCTGGGGCGGCTTCGCCGAATTCGCCGCGCGCGAGATCGGTTGCCGCGTCACCGGTCTGACCATCAGCCGCGAGCAGCACGACTTCGCCAAAGCGCGTATCCAGAAGGCCGGCCTTGCCGACAAGGTCGACATCAAGCTGCAGGATTATCGCGACGAGACCGGCACCTACGACCGGATCGCGTCCATCGAGATGTTCGAGGCTGTCGGCGAAAAATACTGGCCTGTGTTCTTCGGCAAGATGAAGACGTGCCTGAGGCCCGGCGGAACGGCCGGGCTGCAGATCATCACCATCAACGAGGCCGCCTACGACACCTATCGCGCGCGCCCGGATTTCATCCAGCGCTATGTCTTCCCGGGCGGCATGCTGCCGACGCCCTCGATTCTCAAGGCGCTCGGTACGGATCACGGACTTGCGCCGTTGCGCGAGCGTGTCTTTCCGCAGGACTACGCCCGCACGCTCGCCGAATGGCGCCAGCGCTTCTGGGGATCCTGGGAAAAGATCGTCCCGCTCGGGTTCGACGAGCGCTTCAAGAAGCTGTGGGAATTCTACCTGCACTATTGCGAGGCCGGCTTCCGGGCCAGCTATATCGACGTCCGCCAGGTGGTTTATAAGGCGTAGCACCTCGCAACACCGCGCGCGAACACGCGGTGCCCGGGGGCCGGCGACGTCCTTGCCGCGCTAGCCGTCAAAGAGCGATGCGGTACTTGGCAAAACCCGCATCGCCCTCACCCGCCGGCTCGATCTTCAGGGACGACACCTCGGCGATGAAATCCTTTGCCCTGGGGCCGGTCTCGAACACCACGCTGGTTCCAGGCAGCGGCGCGAACGACCAGTTGCCGTCAGCCGATGGATTGATCGTGCCCTCGCTGATGACATAGCGCACGATCACGTCCCGGTTGGTGTCCGGCGCCTCATAGATGATCTTCGAAGCGTTTATGTCCGGGAAGTTGCCGCCACCGCCGGCGCGGTAGTTGTTGGTGGCGACAACGAATTTCTGAGCAGGATCAATCGGTTTGCCGTCGAACATCAGATCGACGATGCGGCTGGAGCCGGCATTCGCCGGCCCGCCCT
This window encodes:
- a CDS encoding SAM-dependent methyltransferase — its product is MAFKQDPGIASGDAVLLDELNFAEIVKGLPAKARMVLSAAMNLPRGSLKVRMPDGRAVLVGGKGPGPDAELVLKNWRLPGRAFAGGTIGLAESYMDGDWDSPDVTSFLELFVVNSALGEKVAGGANWLINTVQRIRHWFNENTRTGSRRNISAHYDLGNAFYEKWLDPSMTYSSALYATGANDLESAQVAKYRALAKDTGIGRKDHVLEIGCGWGGFAEFAAREIGCRVTGLTISREQHDFAKARIQKAGLADKVDIKLQDYRDETGTYDRIASIEMFEAVGEKYWPVFFGKMKTCLRPGGTAGLQIITINEAAYDTYRARPDFIQRYVFPGGMLPTPSILKALGTDHGLAPLRERVFPQDYARTLAEWRQRFWGSWEKIVPLGFDERFKKLWEFYLHYCEAGFRASYIDVRQVVYKA